One stretch of Amycolatopsis sp. 195334CR DNA includes these proteins:
- a CDS encoding serine/threonine-protein kinase, with protein MSSADHTLPRFDLPAFAEEPVSPALVGGRYRLLSKTGAGSSAVVYRALDLVTEQDVAVKLFHAGIAGRDFLRREREFRVLADLRHPGLVEFRDSGFDLDRAYLVMRLVEGPTVAGRILCGPLSVRETTQLGIGVAEALAYVHSRGITHRDLKPANVLLAEDRPLLTDFGLAHRLGSSDLTASGAVVGTAAYMAPEQVRGKEVGPPADIYALGLILLECLTGYREYPGAMVESALARLTRTPEIPDFVPPALAVLLTHMTAESAANRPTAAQIAAELTTMAAADETTVLLRPVATGAAVADLAAADTPAEVPERSEGPASHFPNASEWSEGPASHSPSPAAPERSKDPAAHFPAASDPSQVDAPTRILQPVTTPAATNAGGAKGAAVETATKQLPVAKGAAAEAATKQLPVLEPRRRRRRLLLSAVLPTAGVALAGLFTLNSDPQGLPTTQAPNTTPPPPAATAPATPIATATLVPIGGHPTGGSQQHQGQVVNKESKAKPANQGKEKNPPQAPDAPGKSNGKPRN; from the coding sequence GTGAGTTCGGCGGACCACACGTTGCCGCGGTTCGACCTGCCCGCTTTCGCCGAGGAGCCGGTGAGCCCGGCTCTGGTGGGCGGGCGGTACCGGCTGCTGTCGAAGACCGGGGCGGGCAGCAGCGCGGTGGTGTACCGGGCGCTGGACCTGGTGACCGAGCAGGACGTGGCGGTGAAGCTGTTCCACGCGGGGATCGCCGGCCGGGACTTCCTGCGCCGGGAGCGCGAGTTCCGGGTGCTGGCCGATCTGCGGCACCCCGGCCTGGTTGAGTTCCGCGATTCGGGGTTCGACCTGGACCGGGCGTACCTGGTGATGCGCCTGGTGGAAGGCCCGACGGTGGCGGGCCGCATCCTGTGCGGCCCCCTGTCGGTGCGGGAGACGACGCAGCTCGGGATCGGGGTGGCGGAGGCGCTGGCGTACGTGCACTCGCGCGGGATCACCCACCGCGACCTGAAGCCGGCGAACGTCCTGCTCGCCGAAGACCGCCCGCTGCTGACGGACTTCGGGCTCGCCCACCGCCTGGGCAGCAGTGATCTGACCGCCAGCGGAGCGGTCGTCGGCACCGCGGCGTACATGGCCCCGGAGCAGGTGCGGGGCAAGGAGGTCGGCCCGCCCGCGGACATCTACGCGCTGGGTTTGATCTTGTTGGAGTGCCTGACGGGCTACCGCGAATACCCCGGGGCGATGGTGGAGTCCGCGCTGGCCAGGCTGACCAGGACGCCGGAGATCCCGGACTTCGTGCCGCCGGCGCTCGCGGTGCTCCTGACGCACATGACCGCCGAGTCCGCGGCCAACCGGCCGACGGCCGCCCAGATCGCCGCCGAACTGACCACCATGGCGGCGGCCGATGAGACCACGGTCCTCCTCCGCCCGGTAGCCACGGGCGCCGCCGTCGCGGACCTCGCGGCCGCAGACACCCCGGCAGAAGTGCCCGAGCGGTCGGAGGGCCCCGCCTCCCACTTCCCGAACGCGTCCGAGTGGTCGGAGGGCCCCGCCTCCCATTCCCCGTCCCCGGCGGCACCCGAGCGGTCGAAGGACCCTGCCGCTCATTTCCCGGCGGCGAGTGACCCGTCGCAGGTGGATGCGCCAACCAGGATTCTGCAGCCGGTGACCACCCCCGCCGCGACGAACGCGGGAGGCGCCAAGGGCGCCGCAGTAGAGACCGCGACCAAACAGCTGCCGGTGGCCAAGGGGGCCGCGGCGGAGGCCGCGACCAAGCAGTTGCCGGTGCTGGAGCCGCGCAGGCGGCGGAGAAGGTTGCTGCTCTCGGCCGTCCTGCCCACCGCGGGCGTGGCGCTGGCCGGCCTCTTCACGCTGAACTCCGACCCCCAGGGCCTCCCGACCACCCAAGCTCCGAACACGACCCCGCCCCCACCGGCCGCCACGGCACCGGCCACCCCCATCGCCACCGCGACGCTCGTGCCCATCGGCGGCCACCCCACCGGCGGCTCCCAGCAGCACCAGGGCCAGGTCGTCAACAAGGAGTCCAAGGCCAAGCCCGCCAACCAGGGCAAGGAGAAGAACCCACCCCAAGCCCCCGACGCCCCCGGGAAGAGCAACGGCAAGCCCCGCAACTGA